A region of Coccinella septempunctata chromosome 5, icCocSept1.1, whole genome shotgun sequence DNA encodes the following proteins:
- the LOC123313573 gene encoding uncharacterized protein LOC123313573 has translation MLSFGGGGLVNSIINKLPFELHLPGYHYCGPGTRLSERLARNDPGINKLDEACKEHDIAYSKHTELSDRHIADKILEDKAWERVKSKDGTFKEKSAALLVTGAMKMKRKMGMGLRNRQKSFRSFVLKPTHKILKKSGGDDLRKSTLIALKTARTAIKKAGGKKNIKIPRIIPFESKSGGILPLIPIFAGLSALGTMLGGASAVAKTVIDANNAKKKLEEDQRHNKAMESIGHGLFIRKSKRGFGLYIRKQSKN, from the coding sequence atgtTATCATTCGGAGGTGGAGGTTTAgtgaattcaataattaataaattacCTTTCGAGTTACATTTGCCTGGATATCATTATTGTGGCCCTGGAACAAGACTTTCAGAACGTCTTGCTAGAAACGATCCGGGTATAAATAAACTTGATGAAGCTTGTAAGGAACACGATATAGCTTATTCCAAACATACGGAATTGTCTGATAGACATATTGCTGATAAAATATTAGAAGACAAAGCTTGGGAACGAGTGAAGTCCAAAGACGGCACATTTAAGGAGAAAAGTGCTGCCTTGCTAGTCACCGGAGCAATGAAAATGAAACGAAAGATGGGTATGGGTCTTCGGAATAGACAAAAATCTTTCAGAAGTTTTGTCTTGAAACCAACTCATAAAATTTTAAAGAAATCAGGGGGCGATGatttgagaaaatcaacgttgatCGCCCTCAAAACAGCTCGAACTGCAATTAAGAAAGCAggtggaaagaaaaatattaaaattcccCGAATCATACCATTCGAATCAAAATCCGGTGGAATTCTACCACTCATACCCATATTCGCAGGACTGTCAGCATTAGGAACCATGTTAGGTGGAGCTAGCGCTGTTGCCAAAACGGTAATTGATGCTAATAATGCtaagaaaaaactggaagaagaTCAGCGACACAACAAAGCGATGGAGTCCATAGGACATGGACTTTTCATAAGAAAATCCAAACGTGGATTTGGTTTATATATTAGAAAACAGTCAAAAAACTAG
- the LOC123313570 gene encoding uncharacterized protein LOC123313570 has product MEFLENKGEDRMLKYTMSAIERTFSFQPQLTDQFKIKLLNQYNELTELPVKEWMIVGKTVLYLQGLIQTLDEIEIWIVGPHRLVMREWFHENSERWHSDDDDSQDEYSDDSQDYDDDSEETFIPISYSISIDEIFITVKVMCYSTLFDNQRTDGFKLYLSIFERLSRNCSCHIERKALIIKESMLIDIYFSKCHTYKNDDDKTYKDLIVYNPPPLKYLALIKFLLSIYPRFHYLYWKLEVPDLMSESFHDFSDNDGDDDVNYF; this is encoded by the exons ATGGAG TTTTTAGAAAATAAGGGTGAGGATAGAATGCTGAAGTATACTATGTCAGCTATAGAGAGGACATTTTCCTTCCAACCTCAATTAACCGACcagttcaaaataaaattattgaatcaaTACAACGAATTGACTGAACTTCCGGTCAAAGAATGGATGATCGTTGGGAAAACTGTATTATATTTACAAGGGTTAATTCAGACATTAGATGAAATTGAAATATGGATAGTGGGACCTCATCGTCTGGTAATGAGAGAATGGTTCCATGAAAACTCTGAGAGGTGGCattctgatgatgatgatagtCAGGATGAATATTCTGATGATAGCCAGGATTATGATGATGACTCTGAGGAAACGTTTATACCAATATCATACAGTATTTCCATAGACGAAATCTTTATTACAGTAAAAGTCATGTGTTATTCTACATTGTTTGATAATCAGAGAACGGATGGATTCAAGTTATATTTGAGTATATTTGAACGCTTGAGTCGTAATTGTTCATGTCATATAGAGAGGAAAGCGTTAATAATAAAAGAATCTATGTTAATCGATATTTACTTCAGCAAATGTCATACTTATAAAAACGATGATGACAAAACTTATAAAGATTTAATAGTGTATAATCCACCACCCTTGAAATATTTAGCATTAATTAAATTTCTGTTATCAATATATCCACGCTTTCACTACTTGTACTGGAAACTAGAGGTTCCTGACCTTATGTCTGAAAGCTTTCATGATTTTTCTGATAATGATGGTGATGACGACGTGAATTATTTCtga